One window of the Conexibacter sp. SYSU D00693 genome contains the following:
- a CDS encoding NAD(P)/FAD-dependent oxidoreductase: MYKMNGLEPDVLVVGAGHNGLTAACYLAKAGRAVTVLEASPTVGGMISTNPVIAGAPGHLVNEGGIQASLFRATPIERDLELRRHGLVQLPADPFHVHVDKDTGASLAFWEDPRRTADELLRFSRKDAAAYLDFARSLDAAMDLAIPFMLSHPTRPDPRTVLAALPTAVRRRKDLWPLTQFLTTSHEQFITERFDHPLVRGALASMPPFCWMKQDGTAWGLIYVGMCHRTGSTRFQGGTGALTDALHSCLTELGGQVRTSAKVETLLVEGERVVGVVLDDGEELRAGHVMATCSPKATLAQMLPKGLLPDHLQRRADSIPTAVLETGTLKIDVAVSGRLEIAEKIRTWRDDGLDLRKPIVSWQTFEEHVQAWDETVGGRWPDPICFIGIVPSAIDPTQAPEGQDTFWLWSGITPMHPQEPWEAVRDAIGDRVLADCAEVYEGLDSLEVGRRVFHVSDLEERFHVPDGNVYHVEPAAARFGPLRPAQGFGAYETPVPGLWISGAGTHPTGGISGIPGYVAARTFVQRTGDGQGSGAARRLRRLVTAG, encoded by the coding sequence ATGTACAAGATGAACGGCCTCGAACCGGACGTCCTGGTGGTGGGCGCCGGCCACAACGGGCTGACGGCCGCCTGCTACCTGGCCAAGGCCGGACGGGCGGTCACGGTGCTGGAGGCCTCGCCGACCGTCGGCGGGATGATCAGCACCAACCCGGTGATCGCGGGCGCCCCCGGGCACCTCGTCAACGAGGGCGGCATCCAGGCCTCGCTGTTCCGCGCGACGCCCATCGAGCGCGACCTCGAGCTGCGCCGCCACGGCCTGGTCCAGCTGCCGGCCGACCCGTTCCACGTCCACGTCGACAAGGACACGGGCGCCTCCCTGGCGTTCTGGGAGGACCCCCGGCGCACCGCCGACGAGCTGCTCCGGTTCTCGCGCAAGGACGCCGCCGCCTACCTCGACTTCGCGCGCAGCCTCGACGCGGCGATGGACCTGGCCATCCCGTTCATGCTCAGCCACCCCACGCGGCCCGATCCGCGCACGGTGCTCGCCGCCCTGCCGACGGCGGTGCGCCGGCGCAAGGACCTCTGGCCACTGACGCAGTTCCTCACGACCTCCCACGAGCAGTTCATCACCGAGCGCTTCGACCACCCGCTCGTCCGCGGCGCGCTCGCGTCGATGCCGCCGTTCTGCTGGATGAAGCAGGACGGCACGGCCTGGGGGCTCATCTACGTCGGCATGTGCCACCGGACGGGGTCCACGCGCTTCCAGGGGGGCACGGGCGCGCTGACCGACGCGCTGCACTCGTGCCTCACCGAGCTCGGCGGCCAGGTCCGCACGTCGGCGAAGGTCGAGACGCTGCTCGTGGAGGGCGAGCGCGTCGTCGGCGTGGTCCTCGACGACGGCGAGGAGCTGCGCGCGGGCCACGTCATGGCGACCTGCAGCCCGAAGGCGACGCTCGCGCAGATGCTGCCCAAGGGGCTGCTGCCCGACCACCTGCAGCGCCGGGCCGACAGCATCCCGACCGCCGTGCTGGAGACCGGGACGCTGAAGATCGACGTCGCCGTCTCGGGCCGGCTGGAGATCGCCGAGAAGATCCGGACGTGGCGCGACGACGGGCTGGACCTGCGCAAGCCCATCGTGAGCTGGCAGACCTTCGAGGAGCACGTGCAGGCGTGGGACGAGACGGTGGGCGGGCGCTGGCCTGATCCGATCTGCTTCATCGGGATCGTGCCCTCGGCCATCGACCCGACCCAGGCGCCCGAGGGCCAGGACACGTTCTGGCTGTGGTCGGGCATCACGCCGATGCACCCGCAGGAGCCCTGGGAGGCGGTGCGCGACGCGATCGGCGACCGCGTCCTGGCCGACTGCGCCGAGGTCTACGAGGGCCTCGACAGCCTGGAGGTCGGGCGTCGCGTCTTCCACGTCTCCGACCTCGAGGAGCGCTTCCACGTGCCTGACGGCAACGTCTACCACGTGGAGCCCGCGGCGGCCCGCTTCGGCCCGCTGCGCCCGGCCCAGGGCTTCGGCGCCTACGAGACCCCGGTCCCGGGGCTGTGGATCAGCGGCGCGGGCACGCACCCCACCGGCGGGATCAGCGGCATCCCCGGCTACGTGGCGGCGCGGACGTTCGTGCAGCGCACCGGCGACGGTCAGGGCAGCGGGGCGGCGCGTCGCCTGCGCCGCCTGGTGACGGCGGGGTAG
- a CDS encoding PEP-utilizing enzyme yields MATSEHVRWTTVNFAEAIQGVQKPLSWGMWSLSMETSVRRTFGALGVLPAREVPVPASADERMSGMFFGRAAGNIEVFRRIGDGMPGSSGDVIEEKLFGKAPVGEPSRKPLSALRRYPVVAVKLPRAARRPPRELRPMRARFRTWWQDAVLDHPPRDLAEAQALLRASADRFIEVGVLHATTTLLASALLDQLGALAEKAVGDRALAMDLATGYGSMEETELIEDLWSASQGRLAIEALLHRHGYHGPDEGDLSSRTWREDRAPLDAILASYAKKDMANPREREVQQLARRQEAEARLLAGLAAARRPAARLTMRLAGRYIPLREIGKAAFLHALDGARCAARAGGRALADAGHLDDPDDAFFLTFDEFLGEPSGDLRERVAERRERHERYTQLVLPPSWTGPPVPIEVDPDEGAAADAPSALQGIGVVGRRVTGRARVVHDPMDADLDDGDILVCRTTDPSWTPLFMLADALVIDTGGQMSHGAIVARELGVTCVINTVTGTRDIPDGATITVDGSAGTVEIGTVPPVPA; encoded by the coding sequence ATGGCCACGTCCGAGCATGTGCGCTGGACCACCGTGAACTTCGCCGAGGCCATCCAGGGGGTGCAGAAGCCCCTGAGCTGGGGCATGTGGTCGCTCTCCATGGAGACCTCGGTGCGCCGGACCTTCGGCGCGCTGGGCGTCCTCCCCGCCCGGGAGGTGCCGGTGCCGGCGAGCGCCGACGAGCGGATGAGCGGCATGTTCTTCGGGCGGGCCGCGGGCAACATCGAGGTCTTCCGCCGGATCGGCGACGGCATGCCGGGCAGCTCGGGCGACGTCATCGAGGAGAAGCTCTTCGGCAAGGCGCCCGTCGGCGAGCCGTCGCGCAAGCCGCTGTCGGCGCTGCGACGCTACCCCGTCGTCGCGGTCAAGCTGCCGCGCGCCGCCCGGCGGCCGCCGCGCGAGCTGCGCCCGATGCGCGCCCGGTTTCGCACGTGGTGGCAGGACGCCGTCCTCGACCACCCGCCGCGCGACCTCGCCGAGGCCCAGGCGCTGCTGCGCGCGTCGGCCGACCGCTTCATCGAGGTCGGGGTGCTGCACGCGACGACGACGCTGCTGGCCAGCGCGCTGCTGGACCAGCTCGGCGCGCTGGCCGAGAAGGCCGTCGGCGACCGGGCGCTGGCGATGGACCTCGCGACGGGCTACGGGTCCATGGAGGAGACCGAGCTCATCGAGGACCTGTGGTCGGCCTCGCAGGGGCGCCTGGCCATCGAGGCGCTGCTGCACCGCCACGGCTACCACGGGCCCGACGAGGGCGACCTCTCCAGCCGCACCTGGCGCGAGGACCGGGCGCCGCTCGACGCGATCCTCGCCTCCTACGCCAAGAAGGACATGGCCAACCCGCGCGAGCGCGAGGTCCAGCAGCTCGCACGCCGGCAGGAGGCCGAGGCCCGGCTGCTGGCCGGCCTCGCCGCCGCCCGGCGTCCGGCGGCCCGGCTGACCATGCGCCTGGCCGGTCGCTACATCCCGCTGCGCGAGATCGGCAAGGCCGCGTTCCTGCACGCCCTCGACGGGGCCCGCTGCGCGGCCCGCGCAGGCGGCCGCGCGCTCGCCGACGCCGGGCACCTCGACGACCCCGACGACGCGTTCTTCCTCACCTTCGACGAGTTCCTGGGCGAGCCGTCCGGCGACCTGCGCGAGCGCGTCGCCGAGCGCCGGGAGCGCCACGAGCGCTACACGCAGCTCGTCCTGCCCCCGTCGTGGACCGGCCCGCCCGTGCCCATCGAGGTCGACCCCGACGAGGGCGCCGCCGCCGACGCGCCCAGCGCGCTGCAGGGCATCGGCGTCGTGGGCCGCCGGGTCACGGGCCGTGCCCGGGTCGTCCACGACCCCATGGACGCCGACCTCGACGACGGCGACATCCTCGTGTGCCGCACCACGGACCCGAGCTGGACGCCGCTGTTCATGCTCGCCGACGCGCTCGTGATCGACACGGGCGGGCAGATGAGCCACGGGGCGATCGTCGCCCGGGAGCTCGGCGTGACCTGCGTCATCAACACCGTCACGGGCACGCGCGACATCCCCGACGGCGCGACGATCACCGTCGACGGCAGCGCCGGGACGGTCGAGATCGGGACGGTCCCCCCGGTGCCCGCCTAG
- a CDS encoding TetR/AcrR family transcriptional regulator produces MPSVTRKPRLSRAERQEQRRDAIRRRLLAALEALLDDGGSFTELPVEALIREAGVARSTFYVYFEDKGDLLLTLAQDVVDDLLVGAADWLSLEAGATQDDLEAALRRFAATYVQHRVIVAAIAETAPHDARLGELLDTRLDQLVRELAGHLAAGQERGLVRRSLDPEPIAVWVSALLERGLHQLAGPGTPAEPDRAAAALAPLLWNALYREPAA; encoded by the coding sequence GTGCCGTCGGTCACCCGCAAGCCCCGCCTCAGCCGCGCCGAGCGCCAGGAGCAGCGCCGCGACGCCATCCGCCGGCGCCTGCTGGCCGCGCTCGAGGCGCTGCTCGACGACGGCGGCAGCTTCACCGAGCTGCCCGTCGAGGCGCTCATCCGGGAGGCCGGCGTCGCGCGGTCGACGTTCTACGTGTACTTCGAGGACAAGGGCGACCTGCTGCTCACGCTCGCCCAGGACGTCGTCGACGACCTGCTGGTCGGCGCCGCCGACTGGCTGAGCCTGGAGGCCGGAGCGACCCAGGACGACCTCGAAGCCGCCCTGCGACGCTTCGCCGCGACCTACGTCCAGCACCGGGTCATCGTCGCCGCCATCGCCGAGACCGCGCCGCACGACGCGCGGCTGGGCGAGCTGCTCGACACGCGGCTCGACCAGCTCGTGCGGGAGCTCGCCGGGCACCTCGCCGCCGGCCAGGAGCGCGGGCTCGTGCGCCGCTCGCTGGACCCCGAGCCGATCGCCGTGTGGGTCAGCGCCCTGCTCGAGCGCGGCCTGCACCAGCTCGCCGGCCCCGGCACCCCCGCCGAGCCCGACCGCGCCGCCGCCGCCCTGGCGCCGCTGCTGTGGAACGCCCTCTACCGGGAGCCGGCCGCGTGA